From one Sus scrofa isolate TJ Tabasco breed Duroc chromosome 9, Sscrofa11.1, whole genome shotgun sequence genomic stretch:
- the GTPBP10 gene encoding GTP-binding protein 10 isoform X4, whose protein sequence is MGYPRLGGEGGKGGDVWVVAHNKMTLKQLKDKYPQKRFVAGEGANSRVSALKGSKGKDCEIPVPVGISVTDENGKIIGELNKEKDRILVAEGGIGGKLLTNFLPLKGQRRVIHLDLKLIADVGLVGFPNAGKSSLLSKISHAKPAIADYAFTTLKPELGKIMYNDFKQISVADLPGLIEGAHMNKGMGHKFLKHIERTKQLLFVVDISGFQLSSQTRYRTAFETIILLTKELELYKEELQTKPALLAVNKMDLPDAQDKFQVLMNQLQSPKDFLHLFEKNMIPERTVEFQHIIPISAVTGEGIDELKTFIRKSLDEHANQENDACHKKQLLNLRISNTISYSEPPSNTAVTSPRMDIT, encoded by the exons ATGGGCTACCCTCGCTTAGGTGGAGAAGGTGGAAAAGGGGGTGACGTCTGGGTTGTAGCCCAtaacaaaatgactttaaaacaaCTTAAAGACAAATATCCTCAGAAACGGTTTGTGGCTGGAGAAGGAGCAAATAGTCG agttaGTGCACTGAAAGGCTCCAAAGGAAAAGACTGTGAAATTCCTGTACCTGTGGGTATTTCAGTAACTGATGAAAATGGTAAAATCATAG gAGAACtcaataaagagaaagacagaatttTGGTAGCTGAAGGAGGTATTGGTGGTAAATTGCTTACAAATTTCTTACCATTGAAAGGCCAGAGAAGAGTAATTCACCTAGATCTAAAACTTATAGCTGATGTAGGCCTAGTGGG attCCCAAATGCTGGAAAATCCTCTTTGCTAAGTAAGATTTCTCATGCAAAACCTGCAATTGCAGATTATGCAT ttacaaCATTAAAGCCTGAActtggaaaaattatgtataatgaTTTCAAACAG ATCTCAGTAGCTGATCTTCCTGGTTTGATAGAAGGAGCACATATGAACAAAGGAATGGGCCACAAATTCCTCAAGCATATAGAAAGAACTAAACAACTACTTTTTGTT gtcgaTATTTCTGGATTTCAGCTTTCTTCACAAACTCGGTATAGAACTGCCTTTGAAACCATAATACTACTTACAAAA GAGTTGGAGTTGTACAAAGAGGAACTTCAGACAAAACCTGCTCTCCTGGCAGTTAATAAAATGGACTTGCCAGATGCCCAAGATAAGTTTCAGGTACTGATGAACCAACTCCAAAGTCCTAAAG attttttacatttatttgaaaaaaacatgATTCCAGAGAGGACTGTGGAGTTCCAACACATCATCCCCATCTCTGCAGTTACTGGAGAAGGAATAGATGAACTAAAGACCTTCATAAGGAAATCACTGGATGAACATGCCAACCAGGAAAATGATGCATGTCATAAGAAGCAGTTGCTTAATTTACGTATTTCTAACACAATATCTTATAGTGAGCCACCATCAAATACCGCTGTTACTAGTCCCAGAATGGATATAACTTAA
- the GTPBP10 gene encoding GTP-binding protein 10 isoform X2 yields the protein MALYGNFIDNLRLFTKGGSGGMGYPRLGGEGGKGGDVWVVAHNKMTLKQLKDKYPQKRFVAGEGANSRVSALKGSKGKDCEIPVPVGISVTDENGKIIGELNKEKDRILVAEGGIGGKLLTNFLPLKGQRRVIHLDLKLIADVGLVGFPNAGKSSLLSKISHAKPAIADYAFTTLKPELGKIMYNDFKQISVADLPGLIEGAHMNKGMGHKFLKHIERTKQLLFVVDISGFQLSSQTRYRTAFETIILLTKELELYKEELQTKPALLAVNKMDLPDAQDKFQVLMNQLQSPKDFLHLFEKNMIPERTVEFQHIIPISAVTGEGIDELKTFIRKSLDEHANQENDACHKKQLLNLRISNTISYSEPPSNTAVTSPRMDIT from the exons ATGGCTCTG tatggaaACTTCATTGATAACCTGAGACTCTTCACCAAGGGAGGAAGTGGTGGAATGGGCTACCCTCGCTTAGGTGGAGAAGGTGGAAAAGGGGGTGACGTCTGGGTTGTAGCCCAtaacaaaatgactttaaaacaaCTTAAAGACAAATATCCTCAGAAACGGTTTGTGGCTGGAGAAGGAGCAAATAGTCG agttaGTGCACTGAAAGGCTCCAAAGGAAAAGACTGTGAAATTCCTGTACCTGTGGGTATTTCAGTAACTGATGAAAATGGTAAAATCATAG gAGAACtcaataaagagaaagacagaatttTGGTAGCTGAAGGAGGTATTGGTGGTAAATTGCTTACAAATTTCTTACCATTGAAAGGCCAGAGAAGAGTAATTCACCTAGATCTAAAACTTATAGCTGATGTAGGCCTAGTGGG attCCCAAATGCTGGAAAATCCTCTTTGCTAAGTAAGATTTCTCATGCAAAACCTGCAATTGCAGATTATGCAT ttacaaCATTAAAGCCTGAActtggaaaaattatgtataatgaTTTCAAACAG ATCTCAGTAGCTGATCTTCCTGGTTTGATAGAAGGAGCACATATGAACAAAGGAATGGGCCACAAATTCCTCAAGCATATAGAAAGAACTAAACAACTACTTTTTGTT gtcgaTATTTCTGGATTTCAGCTTTCTTCACAAACTCGGTATAGAACTGCCTTTGAAACCATAATACTACTTACAAAA GAGTTGGAGTTGTACAAAGAGGAACTTCAGACAAAACCTGCTCTCCTGGCAGTTAATAAAATGGACTTGCCAGATGCCCAAGATAAGTTTCAGGTACTGATGAACCAACTCCAAAGTCCTAAAG attttttacatttatttgaaaaaaacatgATTCCAGAGAGGACTGTGGAGTTCCAACACATCATCCCCATCTCTGCAGTTACTGGAGAAGGAATAGATGAACTAAAGACCTTCATAAGGAAATCACTGGATGAACATGCCAACCAGGAAAATGATGCATGTCATAAGAAGCAGTTGCTTAATTTACGTATTTCTAACACAATATCTTATAGTGAGCCACCATCAAATACCGCTGTTACTAGTCCCAGAATGGATATAACTTAA
- the GTPBP10 gene encoding GTP-binding protein 10 isoform X3, which yields MYGNFIDNLRLFTKGGSGGMGYPRLGGEGGKGGDVWVVAHNKMTLKQLKDKYPQKRFVAGEGANSRVSALKGSKGKDCEIPVPVGISVTDENGKIIGELNKEKDRILVAEGGIGGKLLTNFLPLKGQRRVIHLDLKLIADVGLVGFPNAGKSSLLSKISHAKPAIADYAFTTLKPELGKIMYNDFKQISVADLPGLIEGAHMNKGMGHKFLKHIERTKQLLFVVDISGFQLSSQTRYRTAFETIILLTKELELYKEELQTKPALLAVNKMDLPDAQDKFQVLMNQLQSPKDFLHLFEKNMIPERTVEFQHIIPISAVTGEGIDELKTFIRKSLDEHANQENDACHKKQLLNLRISNTISYSEPPSNTAVTSPRMDIT from the exons ATG tatggaaACTTCATTGATAACCTGAGACTCTTCACCAAGGGAGGAAGTGGTGGAATGGGCTACCCTCGCTTAGGTGGAGAAGGTGGAAAAGGGGGTGACGTCTGGGTTGTAGCCCAtaacaaaatgactttaaaacaaCTTAAAGACAAATATCCTCAGAAACGGTTTGTGGCTGGAGAAGGAGCAAATAGTCG agttaGTGCACTGAAAGGCTCCAAAGGAAAAGACTGTGAAATTCCTGTACCTGTGGGTATTTCAGTAACTGATGAAAATGGTAAAATCATAG gAGAACtcaataaagagaaagacagaatttTGGTAGCTGAAGGAGGTATTGGTGGTAAATTGCTTACAAATTTCTTACCATTGAAAGGCCAGAGAAGAGTAATTCACCTAGATCTAAAACTTATAGCTGATGTAGGCCTAGTGGG attCCCAAATGCTGGAAAATCCTCTTTGCTAAGTAAGATTTCTCATGCAAAACCTGCAATTGCAGATTATGCAT ttacaaCATTAAAGCCTGAActtggaaaaattatgtataatgaTTTCAAACAG ATCTCAGTAGCTGATCTTCCTGGTTTGATAGAAGGAGCACATATGAACAAAGGAATGGGCCACAAATTCCTCAAGCATATAGAAAGAACTAAACAACTACTTTTTGTT gtcgaTATTTCTGGATTTCAGCTTTCTTCACAAACTCGGTATAGAACTGCCTTTGAAACCATAATACTACTTACAAAA GAGTTGGAGTTGTACAAAGAGGAACTTCAGACAAAACCTGCTCTCCTGGCAGTTAATAAAATGGACTTGCCAGATGCCCAAGATAAGTTTCAGGTACTGATGAACCAACTCCAAAGTCCTAAAG attttttacatttatttgaaaaaaacatgATTCCAGAGAGGACTGTGGAGTTCCAACACATCATCCCCATCTCTGCAGTTACTGGAGAAGGAATAGATGAACTAAAGACCTTCATAAGGAAATCACTGGATGAACATGCCAACCAGGAAAATGATGCATGTCATAAGAAGCAGTTGCTTAATTTACGTATTTCTAACACAATATCTTATAGTGAGCCACCATCAAATACCGCTGTTACTAGTCCCAGAATGGATATAACTTAA
- the GTPBP10 gene encoding GTP-binding protein 10 isoform X1 → MVRCSCMLFRKYGNFIDNLRLFTKGGSGGMGYPRLGGEGGKGGDVWVVAHNKMTLKQLKDKYPQKRFVAGEGANSRVSALKGSKGKDCEIPVPVGISVTDENGKIIGELNKEKDRILVAEGGIGGKLLTNFLPLKGQRRVIHLDLKLIADVGLVGFPNAGKSSLLSKISHAKPAIADYAFTTLKPELGKIMYNDFKQISVADLPGLIEGAHMNKGMGHKFLKHIERTKQLLFVVDISGFQLSSQTRYRTAFETIILLTKELELYKEELQTKPALLAVNKMDLPDAQDKFQVLMNQLQSPKDFLHLFEKNMIPERTVEFQHIIPISAVTGEGIDELKTFIRKSLDEHANQENDACHKKQLLNLRISNTISYSEPPSNTAVTSPRMDIT, encoded by the exons ATGGTGCGCTGCAGTTGCATGTTGTTTAGAAAG tatggaaACTTCATTGATAACCTGAGACTCTTCACCAAGGGAGGAAGTGGTGGAATGGGCTACCCTCGCTTAGGTGGAGAAGGTGGAAAAGGGGGTGACGTCTGGGTTGTAGCCCAtaacaaaatgactttaaaacaaCTTAAAGACAAATATCCTCAGAAACGGTTTGTGGCTGGAGAAGGAGCAAATAGTCG agttaGTGCACTGAAAGGCTCCAAAGGAAAAGACTGTGAAATTCCTGTACCTGTGGGTATTTCAGTAACTGATGAAAATGGTAAAATCATAG gAGAACtcaataaagagaaagacagaatttTGGTAGCTGAAGGAGGTATTGGTGGTAAATTGCTTACAAATTTCTTACCATTGAAAGGCCAGAGAAGAGTAATTCACCTAGATCTAAAACTTATAGCTGATGTAGGCCTAGTGGG attCCCAAATGCTGGAAAATCCTCTTTGCTAAGTAAGATTTCTCATGCAAAACCTGCAATTGCAGATTATGCAT ttacaaCATTAAAGCCTGAActtggaaaaattatgtataatgaTTTCAAACAG ATCTCAGTAGCTGATCTTCCTGGTTTGATAGAAGGAGCACATATGAACAAAGGAATGGGCCACAAATTCCTCAAGCATATAGAAAGAACTAAACAACTACTTTTTGTT gtcgaTATTTCTGGATTTCAGCTTTCTTCACAAACTCGGTATAGAACTGCCTTTGAAACCATAATACTACTTACAAAA GAGTTGGAGTTGTACAAAGAGGAACTTCAGACAAAACCTGCTCTCCTGGCAGTTAATAAAATGGACTTGCCAGATGCCCAAGATAAGTTTCAGGTACTGATGAACCAACTCCAAAGTCCTAAAG attttttacatttatttgaaaaaaacatgATTCCAGAGAGGACTGTGGAGTTCCAACACATCATCCCCATCTCTGCAGTTACTGGAGAAGGAATAGATGAACTAAAGACCTTCATAAGGAAATCACTGGATGAACATGCCAACCAGGAAAATGATGCATGTCATAAGAAGCAGTTGCTTAATTTACGTATTTCTAACACAATATCTTATAGTGAGCCACCATCAAATACCGCTGTTACTAGTCCCAGAATGGATATAACTTAA